A genomic region of uncultured Paludibaculum sp. contains the following coding sequences:
- a CDS encoding VOC family protein has protein sequence MILGIEHSAIASPDPASLAQWYVDTLGFVINYRGSTAFFIKAPNGTMIEIIPSEGARGENTLKTPGLRHLALTVGDFEAALAQLRAKNVNFLSDPAESKGNKTVFFTDPEGNILHLLYRATPLP, from the coding sequence ATGATTCTAGGCATCGAACATTCCGCCATCGCATCCCCCGACCCGGCCTCCCTGGCCCAGTGGTACGTCGACACCCTCGGCTTCGTCATCAACTATCGGGGCTCCACCGCTTTTTTCATCAAGGCGCCCAACGGCACGATGATCGAGATCATCCCGTCCGAGGGTGCCAGGGGCGAAAACACACTGAAGACGCCCGGCCTCCGGCATCTTGCCCTCACCGTGGGGGACTTCGAGGCGGCTCTTGCGCAACTCCGCGCCAAGAACGTCAACTTTCTGAGCGATCCTGCTGAAAGCAAAGGCAACAAGACGGTATTCTTCACTGACCCGGAGGGCAATATCCTCCACTTGCTCTATCGCGCGACGCCATTGCCATAG
- the aac(3) gene encoding aminoglycoside 3-N-acetyltransferase, translating into MPSTRTSLCADLTTLGVQTGDLLMVHSSVRAIGAVTGGAAVVVQALLDAIGPSGTLVAYVDFEPFYEESDDTEVPVFDKRIARAALDHGILHETIRTWPGAMRSDHPDAGVAAIGRLAEWITAGHPFQYGYGPGSPFEKVVQMRGRVLMLGAPLDTITLLHYAEHLARIPDKHIRRYRRLMPGEDGPKWVDFEEFDTSEPVHDKLPIDCFERIAKDYLATGRGRNGTVGAAQSFLLDGPELVEFGIDWIERCVS; encoded by the coding sequence ATGCCCTCTACTCGGACCTCCCTATGCGCGGATCTCACCACTCTTGGCGTTCAGACCGGCGATTTGTTGATGGTGCACTCCAGCGTTCGGGCGATTGGCGCGGTAACGGGCGGTGCTGCCGTGGTCGTACAGGCCCTGTTGGACGCGATTGGGCCATCGGGGACGCTGGTGGCCTATGTCGATTTCGAGCCATTCTATGAAGAATCGGACGACACCGAGGTCCCGGTCTTCGACAAGCGCATAGCGCGCGCCGCACTCGACCACGGAATCCTGCACGAGACGATTCGCACCTGGCCCGGGGCGATGAGAAGCGACCATCCGGATGCCGGTGTCGCGGCGATTGGCCGGCTGGCGGAATGGATCACGGCGGGGCACCCGTTTCAGTACGGCTACGGGCCAGGCTCGCCCTTCGAGAAGGTGGTGCAAATGCGGGGGCGCGTGCTGATGCTGGGCGCGCCGCTGGATACGATCACCCTACTGCATTACGCCGAGCACCTGGCGCGCATTCCGGACAAGCATATACGGCGGTACAGGCGCCTGATGCCGGGCGAGGATGGTCCGAAGTGGGTGGATTTTGAGGAGTTCGATACGAGCGAACCTGTCCACGACAAGCTCCCGATCGATTGCTTTGAACGGATCGCCAAGGATTACCTGGCGACCGGGCGAGGCCGGAATGGGACAGTGGGTGCGGCACAGTCCTTCCTGCTGGATGGGCCGGAGCTAGTGGAATTTGGCATCGATTGGATTGAGCGGTGTGTAAGTTGA
- a CDS encoding radical SAM protein, with product MQIDTDQEYRRNLDLSQAEYEQRRIHLLCRPRCLGLVLGNACNLRCIHCYQAKDGGSLLQPPEVGAELRRELAAFYPYLSTLRIQGGEVFAIRGFRELIDDVAAMVQRPLLSISTNGTLIDDAWAERLVSGPFSNVTVSIDGGTGATYNRLRRGADLDQVLANIDRVQQWKSRLDSSTPYLDSFFVVMRSNFREIPQYLELMRQHGMIDVTLQTMELSAENLARNPDLEAQELISERSEVEELHELMRAAVPAFRPVFRTLRVSGLQSLFASHGLDTGFLEESRLSLYPDSDGLSTGAFELCPNPWTTLFVTENGDVRLCFMAGPIGNLYAESLSSLWNSREAAAMRRGVIAGRYLESGCSRQYCGWREGHAAEGLVEDGLGLRDMELARQEAGETPRVLGLVRRRVSEERRKRGELEAVQRSLEAQIELDRAEIDRLAARVRSLELETRESELLLELGRTHIAHLEDKANHAVDDFRNLEAEFQRTRAPWFVRAVRWARRWLAAQRPG from the coding sequence ATGCAGATCGACACAGATCAGGAATACCGTCGGAACCTGGATCTCAGCCAGGCGGAGTACGAGCAACGCCGGATTCACCTGCTCTGCCGGCCGCGGTGTCTGGGGCTGGTGTTGGGCAATGCCTGCAACCTGCGCTGCATCCACTGCTATCAGGCGAAAGATGGAGGCAGTCTGCTGCAGCCCCCAGAGGTCGGCGCCGAGTTGCGGCGCGAACTGGCAGCCTTCTATCCGTACCTCTCCACTCTGAGGATTCAGGGCGGCGAGGTGTTTGCCATTCGCGGGTTCCGCGAACTCATTGACGATGTGGCGGCGATGGTCCAGCGGCCCCTGCTGAGCATCAGCACCAACGGCACGCTGATCGACGATGCCTGGGCGGAACGCCTGGTGAGCGGGCCGTTCTCGAATGTCACCGTGTCCATTGACGGTGGAACCGGCGCCACCTACAACCGTTTGCGGCGGGGGGCGGACCTGGACCAAGTGCTCGCCAATATCGACCGTGTCCAGCAATGGAAATCGCGCCTAGACAGCAGTACTCCATACCTGGATTCCTTCTTCGTCGTGATGCGATCAAACTTCCGGGAGATCCCGCAGTACCTGGAGCTGATGCGGCAGCACGGAATGATCGATGTCACGCTGCAAACCATGGAGCTGTCCGCCGAAAACCTGGCGCGGAATCCGGACCTGGAAGCCCAGGAACTGATCTCGGAACGCAGCGAGGTGGAGGAACTCCACGAGCTGATGCGAGCGGCGGTGCCCGCGTTCCGCCCGGTTTTTCGTACTCTGCGCGTGAGCGGGTTGCAGTCGCTGTTCGCCAGCCATGGTCTGGACACGGGGTTTCTGGAAGAGAGCCGGCTTAGCCTGTATCCCGACAGTGACGGGCTGTCTACAGGTGCGTTTGAATTGTGCCCGAATCCGTGGACGACACTGTTCGTGACCGAGAACGGGGACGTTCGTCTGTGCTTTATGGCGGGGCCGATCGGCAATCTCTACGCCGAATCGCTTTCGTCGTTGTGGAACTCGCGGGAGGCAGCCGCTATGCGCAGGGGCGTGATTGCGGGCCGTTATCTGGAGTCGGGCTGCTCGCGGCAGTATTGCGGCTGGCGGGAGGGCCATGCGGCCGAGGGACTCGTGGAGGATGGGCTTGGATTGCGCGACATGGAGTTGGCTCGGCAAGAGGCCGGCGAGACGCCGAGGGTCCTGGGTCTGGTGCGACGCCGAGTATCGGAAGAGCGCCGCAAGCGCGGCGAACTGGAGGCGGTCCAGCGTTCGCTGGAGGCCCAGATTGAGTTGGACCGTGCCGAGATTGACCGGCTGGCGGCACGCGTCCGGTCGCTGGAACTCGAGACTCGGGAGAGCGAATTATTGCTGGAGCTGGGTCGGACCCACATTGCTCACCTGGAAGACAAGGCCAATCACGCCGTGGACGACTTTCGCAATCTGGAAGCGGAGTTTCAGAGGACACGGGCGCCGTGGTTTGTCCGTGCGGTGCGGTGGGCACGGCGATGGCTGGCAGCGCAGCGGCCTGGGTAG
- a CDS encoding acyltransferase: MPEVLSARRIPELDGVRGLAILLVLAVHFGLTANPPEPLYSLLRLGWSGVDLFFVLSGFLITGILLDTASSPNYFRAFYMRRALRIFPLYYAYIAAFFFVVLPLTHALNRPVPPGPAQGWYWFYLSNWRSALGPDYAFLSHLWSLSIEEQFYLVWPPLVLWLGRRRLPILCAALIMAAPLLRFVYRVHPYSPEFLYRLTPFRVDTLAWGALLAVIVRNEPWLNRFLAWAGPLAAAAVAGLAGIFAFCGTKNSQPVVAVAGYTLLAILYFLVVFSGFRGWAPLRTPLLRTFGKYSYGVYVLHFPLVGYLYLAMDPVARAVGRVPAALCAFALGSAIALGLARISWLLIERRFLAWKDRFQA; encoded by the coding sequence GTGCCCGAAGTGTTGTCAGCCCGCCGCATCCCCGAACTCGATGGTGTGCGCGGGCTGGCTATTCTGCTGGTTCTGGCCGTCCACTTCGGCCTTACCGCCAACCCGCCTGAGCCGCTCTACTCCCTGTTGCGCCTGGGCTGGAGCGGCGTCGACCTCTTCTTCGTCCTGTCCGGATTCCTCATCACCGGTATCCTGCTGGATACAGCCTCGTCACCCAACTACTTCCGCGCCTTCTACATGCGCCGCGCTCTGCGCATCTTTCCGCTCTACTACGCCTACATCGCCGCGTTCTTCTTCGTCGTTCTGCCCCTGACCCATGCTTTGAATCGACCCGTTCCGCCCGGTCCCGCCCAAGGCTGGTATTGGTTCTACCTCTCCAATTGGCGCAGCGCCCTGGGCCCCGACTACGCCTTCCTCAGCCACCTTTGGTCGCTCTCCATCGAGGAGCAGTTCTATCTGGTCTGGCCGCCGCTCGTTCTCTGGCTCGGGCGCCGCCGGCTGCCCATTCTCTGCGCCGCCCTGATCATGGCCGCGCCGCTGCTTCGGTTCGTTTACCGCGTGCACCCGTATTCACCGGAGTTCCTCTACCGCCTGACACCATTCCGCGTCGACACTCTGGCCTGGGGCGCCCTACTGGCCGTGATCGTACGGAACGAGCCTTGGCTCAACCGGTTCCTGGCGTGGGCCGGACCTTTGGCGGCCGCCGCCGTAGCCGGCCTAGCCGGGATCTTTGCGTTCTGCGGCACAAAGAATTCTCAACCCGTCGTCGCCGTCGCCGGCTATACGCTCTTGGCGATTCTGTACTTTCTTGTGGTTTTTTCGGGGTTCCGAGGCTGGGCACCACTCCGCACCCCGCTCCTACGCACCTTTGGCAAGTACAGCTATGGTGTGTATGTCCTTCATTTTCCTCTGGTGGGCTACCTCTACCTCGCGATGGACCCGGTAGCCCGAGCCGTCGGACGCGTTCCCGCTGCGCTCTGCGCCTTCGCGCTGGGCTCCGCCATTGCCCTCGGACTTGCCCGCATCTCATGGCTTCTCATCGAGCGCCGTTTCCTGGCTTGGAAAGACCGCTTCCAAGCGTGA
- a CDS encoding Gfo/Idh/MocA family oxidoreductase, producing the protein MSSVSRRSFFQGAVLAASATRVMGANDRINLGIIGLGGRGSDHLSNYTKIPEARVAGLCDVNQAARERAQAHLTSSGNEKAAEFDDMRKLFADKTIEAVSIATPNHWHALATIWACQAGKDVYCEKPASHNIHESQAMVAVARKTGRMVQIGSQSRSTPHKMRAMEMLHQGVIGKLYSAKGLCYKRRKSIGVSPVTPVPAGIDWSQFLGPAPMRPFTMNRYKYNWHWFWDTGNGDIGNQGVHEMDICRWGLGEVTWPEATSSTGGKYAYEDDQETPNTQLASLQYPGMEIVFEVRGLLTGPEGGEPVGTYSVGNLFYGDEGWMWLDGRGTKIYKGEKSELIKEEKAERGPDGTIAHMTNFLQACRSRKYQDLHADIAIGAMSASLCHLANIAYRVKHTVKWNGAGKNFGADAAANALLTRNYRAPYVVA; encoded by the coding sequence ATGAGCTCTGTTTCTCGCCGCAGTTTCTTCCAGGGTGCGGTCCTGGCCGCCTCCGCCACCAGGGTCATGGGCGCCAACGACAGGATCAATTTAGGGATCATCGGTCTGGGTGGACGCGGCAGCGACCACCTCTCGAACTACACGAAGATTCCGGAGGCCCGCGTCGCCGGTTTGTGCGACGTCAATCAGGCGGCTCGCGAACGCGCGCAGGCTCACCTGACCAGCTCCGGCAACGAAAAAGCGGCCGAGTTCGACGACATGCGCAAGCTGTTCGCGGACAAGACCATCGAGGCCGTGTCCATAGCCACGCCCAACCACTGGCATGCCTTGGCCACCATCTGGGCCTGCCAGGCCGGCAAGGATGTCTACTGTGAGAAGCCCGCCAGCCACAACATCCACGAGAGCCAAGCCATGGTGGCTGTGGCCCGCAAGACCGGCCGCATGGTGCAGATCGGCTCGCAAAGCCGCAGCACGCCCCACAAGATGCGCGCCATGGAGATGCTCCATCAGGGCGTCATCGGCAAGCTCTACTCGGCCAAAGGCCTGTGCTACAAGCGCCGCAAGAGCATCGGTGTCTCGCCGGTAACGCCCGTCCCGGCCGGCATCGACTGGAGCCAGTTCCTCGGCCCCGCGCCCATGCGCCCCTTCACCATGAACCGCTACAAGTACAACTGGCACTGGTTCTGGGACACCGGCAACGGCGACATCGGCAATCAGGGCGTCCACGAAATGGACATCTGCCGCTGGGGCCTCGGCGAAGTCACTTGGCCCGAAGCCACCAGTTCGACCGGTGGAAAGTACGCTTATGAAGACGACCAGGAGACGCCCAACACTCAGCTCGCGTCCCTCCAATACCCCGGCATGGAGATCGTCTTCGAAGTACGCGGCTTGCTCACCGGGCCCGAAGGCGGCGAACCAGTCGGCACCTACTCCGTGGGCAACCTGTTCTACGGTGACGAAGGTTGGATGTGGTTGGATGGCCGCGGCACGAAGATCTACAAAGGCGAGAAGAGCGAACTCATCAAGGAAGAAAAGGCCGAACGCGGCCCCGACGGCACCATCGCCCACATGACGAACTTCCTGCAAGCCTGCCGCAGCCGGAAGTATCAGGACCTGCACGCCGATATAGCCATCGGCGCCATGTCCGCCTCGTTGTGCCACCTGGCCAACATCGCCTACCGTGTCAAACACACCGTCAAGTGGAACGGCGCGGGCAAGAACTTCGGCGCCGACGCCGCTGCAAACGCCTTGCTCACCCGCAACTATCGCGCACCCTACGTTGTCGCCTAA